DNA from Bacillus sp. 2205SS5-2:
ATGCACATAATCTTACAAATCGGCTAAATTATTCTCCTTTGAATTTCTTCGATCAAATTGTAAGAAAAACTAGTCCGAAAAAATTGGAGATGTTTTTAATCAAGTCAATGGCAAGTTCGACCAACGACTTCGCTTTCTGCATTTAAAACGCGCACTATAAAAACATCGTCGAGCTCTACAATACCAGCTAAAGTGTATTCTGCATCACGTTTACTCTTAGCATTGCAAAGCGTTCTTGTTAAACATCATTCTAGTAAACTGAATACTCATTAAAGGAAATAGGTATATCAATACAATATAGAAGGTGATTATATTAAAACACTTGAAGTGGAACATGAACTTGGAAGTGAAGTAGTAAAGCAGAAGAAAAGCTTATGGAGAAATAGTAATTTCATGTTATTTTGGTTAGGACAGACCTTGTCCTCATTTGGCTCACAAATTACAGTCATGGCATTACCGTTAATTGCTGCAATTTCATTAAATGCAACCCCTTTTGAGATGGGGGTATTACGGACTGTTGAGTTTGCTCCTTTCCTTTTGTTTGGCTTGTTTGCTGGAGTTTGGGTGGATTATTTACCAAAGCGTTTACTTATGATTACTATGGATTTTTCTCGAGCGGCTATTCTGCTCATTATTCCGATTCTTTTTGTCTTAGGATCATTAAATATGCTTTCTTTATGGATTGTTGCATTTCTTACGGGAATCTGTACCACATTTTATGCTATTTGCTATCAATCTTTCGTCCCTTATATTTTAGAAAAGGACCAATTGACAGACGGAAATTCAAAGTTGGAATTAAGCAGATCTATCTCTGAGTCTTCAGGTCCTGGCTTAGCAGGGATGCTGGTGCAATTGCTTACCGGAGCGTTTGCTATCATCCTAAATGCAGCTTCTTCTGTAATTTCTGGTATAATGCTACTTTTTGTAAAAGTTGATGAGCCCAAAATAATAAAAAATGAAAAGTCGAATTCTAATGTTTGGAGAGAAATTGGAGAAGGCCTTGGTTTTGTATTCAAGAATCGTTACCTTTCTGCAATCGCAGGCTGTTCTGCGTCGACAAACTTCTTTCTTAATATCCTTTTGGCTATTTTAATTTTGTATGCCACAAAAGAGATTGGTCTTAGCCCTGCGCTTGTAGGACTGTTAATGACTCTAAGTTCTATGGGTGCAGTAATTAGTGCTTTTATAAGTAACCGAATTGTCACAAGATTTGGTTTTGGTGCAGTCATAGTAAGTTCTTCTTTTTTCCAAGGTCTAGGAGGTTTATTCTTTTTAGGAGCAGTGGGAAGTGAAACTTTTGCATTCATAATGATGTGCATAGCATTATTTATCGTAACTTTTTCTATGACTATTTATAATGTTGCCCAAGTTAGTTTTCGTCAAATGATAACTGAAAAGAATGTACTGGGACGTATGAATGCCACTATGCGTACGCTTGTATGGGGAAGTATTCCACTCGGAGCCTTTACAGGCGGACTGCTTGGTACTTGGATAGGGTTATATCCTACTATAGTTGTGGCTGTAAGTGGCGGGATGTTTTCTTTCTTGTGGGTTTTATTATCTCCAGTCAGAAAAGTTACTGATGGAAAAATGGAAATTTTAGTTAAATAATTACAATATATATATAGAATTAATGGTTTTTAAGGACATTTGTCCAATCTCTGTAGGTAACAAATGATACTTACTGGAAGGAGGACTGTGGATGAAAAACAACCAAAAAAAACAGAAACGAAAAGATTCAAGAAATAAAAGCTGAGATGCATGGTTTAAGAGATCTACGAATGTTCAAACGCTATCAAGCCATATTGATGCATTTGAAGGGGCGTAGTTATGTCGAAATCGCGGAGTTTTCAGTGTGTGCGGTCCAGACTGTATACAATTATGTTCGTGCTTATAAAACGAAAGAGCTAGAAGGTTTAGTTCCTGGTCAATCTCCGGGTCGCCCGTGTCAACTGACAGAAGAACAAGAACAAAAACTCTATAAGGTGATCGCCGAGAA
Protein-coding regions in this window:
- a CDS encoding MFS transporter; translated protein: MEHELGSEVVKQKKSLWRNSNFMLFWLGQTLSSFGSQITVMALPLIAAISLNATPFEMGVLRTVEFAPFLLFGLFAGVWVDYLPKRLLMITMDFSRAAILLIIPILFVLGSLNMLSLWIVAFLTGICTTFYAICYQSFVPYILEKDQLTDGNSKLELSRSISESSGPGLAGMLVQLLTGAFAIILNAASSVISGIMLLFVKVDEPKIIKNEKSNSNVWREIGEGLGFVFKNRYLSAIAGCSASTNFFLNILLAILILYATKEIGLSPALVGLLMTLSSMGAVISAFISNRIVTRFGFGAVIVSSSFFQGLGGLFFLGAVGSETFAFIMMCIALFIVTFSMTIYNVAQVSFRQMITEKNVLGRMNATMRTLVWGSIPLGAFTGGLLGTWIGLYPTIVVAVSGGMFSFLWVLLSPVRKVTDGKMEILVK